Proteins encoded together in one Bos indicus isolate NIAB-ARS_2022 breed Sahiwal x Tharparkar chromosome 3, NIAB-ARS_B.indTharparkar_mat_pri_1.0, whole genome shotgun sequence window:
- the TENT5C gene encoding terminal nucleotidyltransferase 5C, with protein sequence MAEESSSTRDCVSFSVLTWDQVSRLHEVLTEVVPIHGRGNFPTLEITLKDIVQTVRGRLEEAGIKVQDIRLNGSAAGHVLVKDNGLGCKDLDLIFHVALPTEAEFQLVRDVVLCSLLNFLPEGVNKLKISPTTLKEAYVQKLVKVCTDADRWSLISLSNKNGRNVELKFVDSIRRQFEFSVDSFQIILDSLLFFYDCSGHPLSEHLHPTVIGESVYGDFEEALDHLQNRLIATKNPEEIRGGGLLKYSNLLVRDFRPTDQDEIKTLERYMCSRFFIDFPDILEQQRKLETYLQNHFAEEERSKYDYLMTLRRVVNESTVCLMGHERRQTLNLISLLALRVLAEQNIIPNASTVTCYYQPAPYVSDGNFSNYYAAHPPLTYSQPYPTWLPCN encoded by the coding sequence ATGGCCGAGGAGAGCAGCAGTACCAGGGACTGCGTGTCCTTCAGCGTGCTCACCTGGGACCAGGTGAGCCGTCTGCACGAGGTCCTGACTGAGGTGGTGCCCATCCATGGCCGAGGCAACTTCCCCACCTTGGAGATCACACTCAAGGACATCGTGCAGACTGTCCGTGGCCGGCTGGAGGAGGCAGGCATCAAAGTGCAGGATATCCGGCTGAACGGCTCTGCGGCCGGCCACGTCCTGGTCAAAGACAATGGGTTGGGTTGCAAAGACCTGGACCTCATCTTTCACGTGGCTCTTCCCACAGAGGCCGAGTTTCAGCTGGTCAGGGATGTGGTGCTGTGCTCTCTCCTGAACTTCCTGCCGGAGGGCGTGAATAAGCTCAAGATCAGCCCCACGACCCTGAAGGAGGCGTACGTCCAGAAGCTGGTGAAGGTGTGCACAGACGCTGACCGCTGGAGCCTCATCTCCCTCTCCAACAAGAACGGGCGCAACGTGGAGCTCAAGTTCGTTGACTCCATCCGGCGCCAGTTTGAGTTCAGCGTGGACTCGTTCCAGATCATTCTGGACTCCCTGCTTTTCTTCTACGACTGCTCTGGCCATCCCCTGTCCGAGCATCTGCACCCCACGGTCATTGGGGAGAGCGTGTATGGGGACTTCGAGGAAGCCCTGGACCACCTGCAGAACAGACTCATCGCCACCAAAAACCCCGAGGAGATCCGGGGCGGGGGGCTGCTCAAGTACAGCAACCTCCTGGTGCGGGACTTCCGGCCCACCGACCAGGATGAGATCAAGACCCTGGAGCGCTACATGTGCTCCCGGTTCTTCATCGATTTCCCCGACATCCTTGAGCAGCAGAGGAAGCTGGAGACCTACCTGCAGAACCACTTCGCCGAGGAGGAGAGGAGCAAGTACGACTACCTCATGACCCTGCGCAGGGTGGTCAACGAGAGCACCGTGTGCCTCATGGGCCATGAGCGCAGGCAGACCTTGAACCTCATCTCCCTGCTGGCCCTGCGCGTGCTGGCCGAGCAGAACATCATCCCCAACGCCAGCACCGTCACGTGCTACTACCAGCCTGCTCCCTACGTCAGCGACGGCAACTTCAGCAACTACTACGCGGCCCACCCcccactcacctacagccagccCTACCCCACCTGGCTGCCCTGTAACTAA